A DNA window from Paenibacillus andongensis contains the following coding sequences:
- a CDS encoding HPr family phosphocarrier protein, giving the protein MISQTFTVLNPSGFHARPTKVFVQKVGTFPCKVNVIKGDKKVNGKSSLSMLTLGIQQNDEVTLEVDGEQEEKAMLELGALLTHIFEE; this is encoded by the coding sequence ATGATATCCCAAACCTTTACTGTCCTAAATCCATCCGGCTTTCATGCCCGTCCGACGAAAGTATTCGTTCAGAAGGTTGGTACGTTTCCTTGCAAAGTGAATGTGATCAAAGGCGATAAGAAGGTCAACGGCAAAAGCTCGCTTAGTATGCTCACACTTGGCATTCAACAAAATGACGAAGTAACTTTGGAAGTGGACGGCGAGCAAGAGGAGAAAGCGATGCTAGAGCTAGGGGCGCTGCTGACACACATCTTCGAAGAATAA
- a CDS encoding methyl-accepting chemotaxis protein, translating into MKKIKINMTMRLKLIASFSGVLLIFLSVALFNLNQVNQIKKHMTDQNDKIELKVLALELKNMVQEMNIIASGLEISKKPEFIEKYNAKRKPYNDFIQKIGDTASTADQKKWRSQLIQLSVDYINNFDSAAKMVQDPNLKPTDLQINLLYLYNESQELKDKIFELVDKFYVTYADSAEQAIAQSTKALNESSRVMLIAFAIVVIVTIIIAFLIISSFTRPIKILQNAVSLIAAGDLSHTINSNSNDELGKLSNSFDHMIIQVRQMLNATLQIASSLSEHSHEFHRFSQLTASANTDILKAITEISTGADEQAMKTEQSSMIIAELEAEIRDITAYTYEMKRTSEEAASGTLQGTASVRALKTSSDQSQAVLQKVDAAMMTLSDSSKQIGAIIHSITEISTQTNVLALNAAIEAARAGAHGRGFSVIADEVRQLSQQTSDSSKTIGGIIQALQKQIKELQSSLIEALESAVTQNHRVADTLGSFEGIEQSMRGIIGQIEQIHVKIEHVQSKNDRLVNSVQFVAAIAQETAAGVEEVSSTSIQQDASIRRIAEESDDILELAQQLFAEISKFQISESDTKNHQEHFDLHSEPTLVRNEGHIEVFEDTHESHEVPSQTEMDLFEKEQDGPSMETTVDDLKKVESRKENKEPALVGK; encoded by the coding sequence ATGAAGAAGATCAAAATTAATATGACCATGCGATTAAAATTAATTGCTAGTTTCAGCGGTGTACTTCTCATTTTCCTTTCCGTTGCTTTGTTTAATCTGAATCAAGTTAATCAAATTAAGAAGCATATGACGGATCAGAACGATAAAATCGAACTAAAGGTGCTAGCGCTGGAGCTTAAAAATATGGTTCAGGAAATGAACATCATTGCATCAGGGCTAGAGATTTCCAAGAAACCGGAATTCATCGAAAAATACAATGCAAAACGAAAACCATACAATGATTTCATTCAAAAGATTGGTGATACGGCTTCCACAGCTGATCAAAAGAAGTGGCGAAGTCAATTAATTCAATTATCCGTTGATTACATAAATAACTTCGACTCTGCGGCCAAGATGGTCCAAGATCCTAACTTGAAACCGACGGATCTGCAAATTAACCTCCTCTACCTATACAACGAGTCTCAGGAATTGAAGGATAAGATATTTGAACTTGTTGATAAATTCTACGTTACTTATGCTGATTCTGCCGAACAAGCAATAGCCCAATCAACGAAAGCACTTAATGAAAGCAGCAGGGTAATGTTGATTGCTTTTGCTATCGTCGTTATTGTAACCATTATTATTGCTTTTCTAATCATAAGTTCCTTCACACGTCCAATTAAAATTTTACAAAATGCCGTATCTCTTATTGCCGCAGGAGACTTGTCCCATACGATTAATTCTAACTCCAATGATGAGTTAGGTAAGCTAAGTAACAGCTTCGACCATATGATCATTCAAGTTCGCCAGATGCTGAATGCTACCCTGCAGATTGCTTCTTCATTATCAGAGCACTCCCATGAGTTTCACCGCTTTTCTCAGCTAACAGCATCAGCCAACACAGACATCTTGAAGGCAATTACAGAGATATCAACTGGCGCTGACGAACAAGCCATGAAAACGGAACAAAGCTCGATGATCATTGCAGAGCTGGAAGCAGAAATTCGTGACATTACCGCTTATACATATGAAATGAAACGTACCAGTGAAGAGGCTGCTTCTGGCACATTACAAGGGACTGCATCCGTAAGGGCGCTGAAAACATCGTCAGATCAGTCGCAAGCTGTCCTGCAGAAGGTCGATGCTGCCATGATGACCTTGTCCGATAGTTCCAAGCAAATTGGCGCGATTATTCACTCGATCACGGAAATTTCTACCCAGACGAACGTGCTTGCCTTGAACGCTGCGATTGAAGCAGCCAGAGCCGGCGCACACGGCCGCGGCTTCTCTGTCATTGCGGATGAAGTTCGTCAGCTTTCTCAGCAGACAAGTGATTCCTCCAAGACAATCGGTGGTATCATTCAAGCACTTCAGAAGCAAATCAAAGAATTACAGAGCTCGCTGATCGAAGCTCTCGAATCTGCAGTAACACAAAACCATCGTGTAGCAGATACGCTCGGTTCTTTCGAGGGCATCGAACAATCGATGAGAGGAATTATCGGGCAAATTGAACAAATCCATGTGAAAATTGAACATGTGCAATCCAAGAACGACAGATTAGTAAATTCCGTTCAGTTCGTAGCAGCCATCGCCCAAGAAACAGCTGCTGGGGTCGAGGAAGTAAGCTCGACTTCGATTCAGCAAGATGCCTCCATCCGCCGAATTGCCGAAGAGTCGGATGATATCCTTGAACTTGCTCAGCAGTTATTTGCTGAGATAAGCAAATTCCAGATTAGTGAGTCTGATACGAAGAATCATCAGGAGCATTTTGATCTTCATTCGGAGCCAACGCTTGTCAGGAATGAAGGGCACATCGAGGTTTTTGAAGATACTCATGAAAGTCATGAGGTTCCTTCTCAAACTGAAATGGATTTGTTTGAAAAGGAACAAGATGGCCCATCTATGGAAACAACAGTCGATGACCTGAAGAAAGTTGAATCTAGGAAAGAAAATAAAGAACCTGCTCTCGTAGGTAAATAA
- the pstC gene encoding phosphate ABC transporter permease subunit PstC produces the protein MNSVADKLTNAKSDESRPLVTKWTQGQHRQDNIMRWVFVGSAALVSAIIFSIIVFVGMQGIKTFQGVNPFEFFFSTDWTPGQNKFGAFPFLYSTLLMTLVSVVFSVPLALSGALFMAKIAPKWMREIMRPATDLFVGIPSVVYGLIGMTVIVPALGKITGGVGYGILPASIILAIMILPTILSISEDAIRALPSRLEEASLALGATRWQTMWRVLLPAARPGILTAIILGMGRAIGETMAVFMVIGNSPQMPKSLLDSTTVLTTAIVKDMGNTNYGSTWNNALYLMALLLLVISLSLILIIRIVAKRSELK, from the coding sequence TTGAATTCCGTAGCAGACAAACTTACGAACGCGAAATCAGACGAAAGTCGTCCACTCGTCACGAAATGGACCCAAGGACAACATAGACAAGATAACATCATGAGGTGGGTGTTTGTTGGAAGTGCCGCCCTAGTGTCTGCCATCATTTTTTCTATCATTGTTTTCGTGGGAATGCAAGGGATTAAGACGTTTCAAGGAGTCAATCCTTTTGAATTTTTCTTCTCTACAGATTGGACGCCAGGTCAAAATAAATTCGGAGCTTTTCCTTTTTTATACAGCACGCTGCTCATGACATTGGTTTCGGTTGTGTTTTCAGTGCCGCTTGCTTTGTCAGGGGCATTATTCATGGCTAAAATTGCACCGAAATGGATGCGTGAAATCATGCGGCCTGCAACAGATCTGTTCGTAGGTATACCTTCGGTAGTTTATGGTCTAATCGGTATGACAGTTATCGTCCCTGCGCTTGGTAAAATCACAGGCGGGGTTGGATACGGTATTTTACCAGCTTCCATCATTCTAGCCATCATGATCTTACCAACCATTCTTTCCATATCAGAAGATGCTATCCGCGCATTGCCTAGTCGTCTGGAAGAAGCATCACTCGCATTAGGTGCAACACGTTGGCAAACGATGTGGCGTGTGCTTTTGCCTGCTGCTAGACCCGGTATCCTGACCGCAATCATCCTTGGCATGGGACGTGCAATCGGTGAAACCATGGCTGTATTCATGGTTATTGGTAATTCTCCGCAAATGCCGAAATCACTCCTTGACTCAACCACGGTTTTAACGACCGCGATTGTGAAGGATATGGGGAATACGAATTACGGAAGCACTTGGAATAATGCGCTCTATTTGATGGCGCTACTTTTACTCGTGATCTCCTTGTCCTTAATTCTTATTATCCGTATCGTAGCCAAAAGGAGTGAACTGAAATGA
- a CDS encoding MBL fold metallo-hydrolase — MEHTDLTYEHTYIPLTTLSSGEGKEIAIDVYGYCIQIVNVCFIGNPTSRDKEWVLVDAGMPQSADEIIRVAEERFGAHRKPTAIILTHGHFDHVGGIESLLEYWDVPVYAHELEIPYLTGKSNYPKGDSTVDGGLVSELSPLFPNHGIDIGNHVHPLPANGIIPGLSGWQWIHTPGHTPGHISLFRAKDGSLIAGDAFVTVKQESLYKLFTQEQEISGPPKYFTTDWQAAGDSVRKLRDLHPSLAITGHGKPMSGEELSRELGRLAEDFEALAVPKEGRFVH; from the coding sequence ATGGAGCATACAGACCTTACATATGAGCATACGTATATCCCGCTAACTACATTATCCAGTGGTGAAGGCAAGGAAATAGCTATTGATGTATATGGTTACTGCATTCAAATCGTGAATGTTTGTTTCATTGGCAACCCAACAAGCAGGGATAAAGAATGGGTTTTAGTTGACGCTGGTATGCCGCAATCGGCAGATGAGATCATTCGAGTCGCTGAGGAGCGTTTTGGAGCACATAGGAAGCCTACGGCAATTATTTTGACACATGGACATTTCGACCATGTCGGGGGTATAGAGAGTCTTTTGGAATATTGGGATGTTCCAGTATATGCGCATGAGTTGGAAATCCCTTATTTAACGGGAAAGTCCAATTATCCAAAAGGGGATTCTACAGTAGATGGTGGACTTGTAAGCGAGCTATCGCCCCTGTTTCCAAACCACGGTATTGATATAGGTAATCATGTACATCCTTTACCAGCTAATGGTATCATTCCTGGACTGTCGGGATGGCAATGGATTCATACGCCTGGACACACCCCAGGACACATTTCACTGTTTCGAGCCAAAGATGGTTCATTAATAGCTGGAGATGCCTTCGTTACTGTTAAACAAGAGTCACTTTATAAGTTATTCACGCAAGAACAAGAAATAAGCGGACCACCAAAGTATTTCACGACAGATTGGCAAGCTGCCGGGGATTCGGTTAGAAAGCTTCGAGATTTGCATCCCTCTTTAGCGATAACGGGTCATGGTAAACCGATGAGCGGTGAAGAACTAAGTCGCGAACTAGGCCGTCTGGCGGAGGATTTTGAAGCGTTAGCGGTTCCTAAGGAAGGTCGGTTTGTGCATTAG
- the motA gene encoding flagellar motor stator protein MotA, with protein MEKSSLIGIVLAFISIGVGMVLKGASLLALLNPAAALIIFGGTASALFIAFSMAEMKKIPTLMKIIFTEQKLMPKKELIETFIDWVSITRREGLLSLEKQAEELSDPFMKSGMRLIIDGNDADFVRDVLLEDIAEMEARHKKYASIFTQAGTYAPTLGVLGAVVGLIAALGNLSEVEKLGHLISAAFVATMFGIFLGYVIFHPFANKLKQKSKKEVEIKLMIVEGLLSIQSGVSANSVKQKMMIFVANNERASYDEESKEAAPQ; from the coding sequence ATGGAGAAGTCATCACTAATCGGAATTGTTTTAGCTTTTATATCCATTGGTGTGGGTATGGTTTTGAAAGGGGCAAGCCTGTTAGCACTGCTGAATCCCGCAGCTGCCTTAATTATTTTCGGGGGTACAGCATCGGCCTTATTTATCGCTTTTTCAATGGCAGAAATGAAGAAGATTCCGACCTTAATGAAAATTATTTTCACCGAACAGAAACTAATGCCAAAAAAAGAACTGATCGAGACATTCATCGATTGGGTATCCATCACACGCCGTGAAGGCTTACTTTCTTTGGAAAAGCAGGCAGAAGAGCTGTCTGATCCTTTTATGAAAAGCGGCATGCGCCTCATTATTGATGGAAACGATGCAGATTTTGTCCGTGATGTATTGCTTGAAGATATTGCGGAAATGGAAGCAAGACATAAGAAATATGCAAGTATTTTTACACAAGCTGGTACATATGCCCCGACACTTGGCGTACTTGGCGCCGTTGTTGGACTTATCGCTGCTCTTGGTAATTTGAGTGAAGTAGAAAAATTAGGTCATCTGATTTCAGCGGCATTCGTTGCAACGATGTTTGGAATTTTCCTTGGTTATGTTATTTTTCACCCATTCGCAAATAAGCTGAAGCAGAAGTCTAAGAAAGAAGTTGAAATTAAGCTTATGATCGTAGAAGGGCTTCTCTCCATTCAATCCGGTGTATCTGCCAATTCCGTGAAGCAAAAAATGATGATCTTCGTTGCCAACAATGAACGTGCGTCTTATGACGAAGAATCGAAGGAGGCCGCTCCACAGTGA
- the motB gene encoding flagellar motor protein MotB: MSKKKKHEDHEEHIDETWLIPYADLLTLLLALFIILFASSQVDSKKYDSIMRSLNNAFTGGEAPFKMSNLIPIDDAANSTKNNNKNQNPPPKEESKTESQLAAKLQKEEKDLKELKQSMDAFIKENNMSEQLTTKLDNEKLTITISDRALFDSGSATIKQESQKLAVSMSNLLSSYPGYEVEVAGHTDNIPIRRADFETNWDLSAKRAVNFMKILLNNSKIEPASYSSVGFGEYRPIAENDTTEGRAKNRRVEVSILRNIKATDAIAK, translated from the coding sequence GTGAGTAAAAAGAAGAAGCATGAGGATCATGAAGAACATATTGATGAAACCTGGCTCATTCCCTATGCGGATTTGCTTACCTTGCTTCTAGCCCTCTTTATTATCCTGTTTGCTTCTAGTCAGGTGGATTCCAAGAAATACGACTCGATTATGCGGTCTTTGAACAATGCCTTCACGGGGGGAGAAGCCCCCTTCAAGATGTCGAATTTGATTCCGATCGATGATGCGGCGAATTCTACGAAAAACAATAATAAGAACCAGAATCCACCGCCGAAGGAAGAGAGTAAAACAGAAAGTCAGCTGGCTGCCAAGCTGCAGAAGGAAGAGAAGGATCTCAAAGAGTTAAAGCAAAGCATGGATGCTTTCATTAAAGAAAACAACATGAGTGAGCAGCTGACCACGAAGCTGGATAACGAGAAGCTGACCATTACGATTAGTGACCGTGCGCTGTTTGATTCAGGGTCGGCTACAATTAAACAAGAATCCCAAAAGCTGGCTGTTTCCATGTCTAATTTACTGAGCAGTTATCCAGGATATGAGGTGGAAGTAGCAGGTCATACGGATAATATCCCGATTCGCCGAGCGGACTTTGAAACGAACTGGGATCTAAGCGCCAAGCGTGCGGTCAATTTTATGAAAATCCTTCTGAATAACAGTAAAATTGAGCCTGCTTCCTACTCGTCGGTCGGATTCGGTGAATACCGTCCGATTGCAGAAAACGATACAACAGAAGGCAGAGCGAAGAACCGCCGTGTTGAAGTAAGTATTTTACGTAACATTAAAGCGACGGATGCGATTGCGAAATAA
- the pstA gene encoding phosphate ABC transporter permease PstA: MKSKTTDRLATVYFWASGIVIILILAWFLFRILGDGLPHLSWNFIFGKSEEIKAGGGVGPQLFNSFYVLILSLVISIPIGLFSGIYLAIYAQKNWFTDLVRISVEALASVPSIVFGLFGFLLFANLLGLKFSIIGGAATVALLNLPVMVRVTEVAIRTVPESYWEASLALGSTRWQAIRKVLIPASLPSLITGITLIAGRALGESAILIYTAGLSVSRFFPDFNPLKMGETLSVHLWYVGAEALVPDAKEIAKGSAALLLIVVLIFNLLVSIPSRILQKRLSGGK, encoded by the coding sequence ATGAAAAGCAAAACGACTGATCGTTTGGCCACGGTGTATTTTTGGGCATCGGGCATTGTTATTATATTGATTTTGGCTTGGTTTCTATTCCGTATATTAGGTGATGGACTTCCACATTTATCTTGGAATTTCATCTTCGGGAAGTCGGAAGAGATCAAAGCCGGCGGCGGTGTAGGACCGCAATTGTTCAACTCTTTCTATGTCCTAATTCTATCCTTGGTGATATCCATTCCAATCGGTTTATTCTCGGGGATATATTTGGCGATATACGCACAAAAAAATTGGTTCACTGATCTCGTTCGTATCTCGGTTGAAGCTCTGGCTTCTGTTCCTTCTATCGTATTTGGATTGTTCGGTTTCTTATTATTTGCCAATTTGCTAGGTCTGAAGTTCTCCATTATTGGTGGGGCCGCGACGGTTGCCCTGCTTAATTTACCTGTTATGGTAAGGGTCACAGAGGTGGCAATCCGTACGGTTCCTGAATCTTATTGGGAGGCAAGCCTTGCTCTTGGTTCCACCAGATGGCAGGCTATTCGCAAAGTACTCATCCCTGCGTCGCTGCCAAGCTTAATTACTGGGATTACGTTGATTGCAGGACGCGCGTTAGGCGAATCTGCCATTCTCATTTACACGGCCGGCTTATCGGTTTCTCGCTTCTTCCCGGATTTCAATCCACTGAAGATGGGGGAGACGCTATCCGTTCATCTCTGGTATGTTGGCGCTGAAGCGTTAGTTCCAGATGCAAAGGAAATTGCTAAAGGAAGCGCCGCGCTGCTTCTGATCGTCGTACTCATCTTTAACCTACTTGTCAGTATACCTAGCCGAATTTTACAAAAAAGACTTTCCGGGGGGAAATAA
- the phoU gene encoding phosphate signaling complex protein PhoU: MDARPGFHQSLSILQKELQNMGESVKDLILKSVESLAKLDENTARQVIKNDDHIDDYLTTIDELCLRLIALQQPMASDLRIIGTALKIATDLERIADHAVDIAKITIRFAGEELVKPLEVIPEMADIAIEMLHESLVSYTERDVHRAAALAEKDDRVDKLYSSVMQELMGMMGSDFNRNRQLTHLLFVAHFLERVADHTTNIGEGVIYMVTGKRKDLNV, translated from the coding sequence ATGGATGCAAGACCTGGGTTTCATCAATCATTGTCAATTTTACAAAAAGAATTGCAGAATATGGGTGAAAGCGTTAAGGATTTAATTCTCAAATCGGTGGAGTCTTTGGCCAAGTTGGATGAGAATACGGCACGGCAAGTCATTAAGAATGATGATCATATTGATGATTATTTAACGACAATCGATGAGCTTTGTCTTCGATTAATTGCTTTGCAACAACCAATGGCAAGTGATCTGCGAATCATTGGTACCGCACTTAAGATTGCAACAGACTTGGAACGAATTGCTGATCATGCCGTAGATATCGCGAAGATTACGATCCGTTTCGCGGGGGAAGAGCTTGTTAAGCCGCTCGAAGTCATTCCTGAAATGGCCGATATTGCCATTGAGATGCTGCATGAGAGCCTTGTCTCTTATACAGAACGTGATGTTCATAGGGCCGCAGCGCTTGCCGAGAAAGATGACCGCGTGGATAAGCTGTACAGCTCGGTGATGCAGGAATTAATGGGAATGATGGGATCGGATTTCAATCGTAACCGTCAATTGACCCATTTATTGTTTGTTGCCCATTTCTTAGAGCGTGTAGCTGATCATACAACGAACATCGGTGAAGGCGTTATTTATATGGTCACAGGGAAACGTAAAGATTTGAATGTGTAA
- a CDS encoding phosphate ABC transporter substrate-binding protein, which yields MSKKGITFTLSAVLMMGSLVGCGAKTDTKNAASATPAASAAATVKPSDAPKTELSGTITASGSSALLPLVKQAATEFMEKNPKVTINVTAGGSGTGIKNVADGTSDIGNSDVEPAAEYKDKGLVDHQVAIAPFALIVNKDVKVDNLTKAQAADIYMGKVTNWKEVGGNDAKIVLVHRPDSSGSRKLVQQIILDNKEFTKDGITQENSGAMKTAVAGQSSSIGYVDTPYIDDTVKALKIDGVAFSEDNIKNGTYKLFGVEHMYTKGEAKDPAKAFIAYISSKEFQGKQVRDLKFLPADLLKK from the coding sequence ATGTCGAAAAAAGGAATTACATTTACACTTTCCGCGGTATTAATGATGGGGTCATTGGTTGGTTGCGGCGCTAAAACAGATACTAAAAATGCTGCTTCTGCAACACCTGCTGCTAGTGCAGCTGCTACAGTTAAGCCAAGCGATGCTCCAAAAACAGAATTAAGCGGTACGATTACAGCTTCCGGCTCAAGTGCGCTTCTTCCATTAGTTAAACAAGCAGCTACTGAGTTTATGGAGAAAAATCCAAAAGTAACGATCAACGTTACTGCAGGCGGATCAGGCACAGGAATTAAAAACGTAGCAGACGGTACTTCAGACATCGGTAACTCCGACGTTGAGCCAGCTGCTGAATATAAAGATAAAGGTCTTGTTGACCATCAAGTAGCGATTGCTCCATTCGCATTGATCGTAAACAAAGATGTAAAAGTAGATAACCTTACAAAAGCACAAGCTGCTGACATTTACATGGGTAAAGTAACGAACTGGAAAGAAGTTGGCGGCAATGACGCGAAAATAGTTCTTGTCCACCGTCCAGATAGCTCAGGTTCCCGGAAACTTGTTCAACAAATCATTCTTGATAACAAAGAATTCACAAAAGACGGTATTACACAAGAAAACAGCGGTGCAATGAAAACAGCTGTTGCTGGTCAGTCCAGCTCCATTGGTTATGTAGATACACCTTACATTGATGACACTGTTAAAGCGTTGAAAATTGATGGTGTAGCGTTCTCCGAAGATAACATCAAAAACGGAACTTACAAATTGTTTGGTGTTGAGCATATGTACACAAAAGGTGAAGCGAAAGATCCTGCTAAAGCATTCATCGCTTACATCTCAAGCAAAGAATTCCAAGGTAAACAAGTTCGTGACTTGAAATTCTTACCCGCTGATTTGCTTAAAAAGTAA
- a CDS encoding aldo/keto reductase, which translates to MEKRSFGSTGQQFPVLSFGAQRIVDEHNCTEEEAIQIVNRAIDEGITYFDTAPSYSDGQSEERLGKALARDGRRNEVWIATKTHDRTRDGSLKLLEASLKRLQTDHVEEWRLHNIMTMEELDQCFAKGGALEALLEAKEQGIIKHISISGHTNPKVQLEAIERFTFDSALVALSAADHLIYSFAHEFLPRANEKGVAVIGMKVMALGKLAPWYEKALQYTFSLPISTAIVGMESMEQLEQNLAIAKSFKPMTELEQLEFLKEIAHLATPDVLRWKTTDWVSGEWYVRN; encoded by the coding sequence GTGGAGAAACGTTCGTTTGGTTCGACCGGGCAGCAATTTCCCGTCCTGAGTTTCGGTGCTCAGCGCATTGTTGACGAGCACAATTGTACCGAAGAAGAAGCGATTCAAATTGTGAATCGTGCAATTGACGAAGGGATCACTTATTTCGATACAGCACCAAGTTATTCGGACGGACAATCCGAGGAACGACTTGGCAAAGCATTAGCACGTGATGGACGTAGGAATGAGGTATGGATTGCTACCAAAACGCATGATCGAACAAGAGATGGTTCCCTAAAGCTGTTGGAAGCAAGTCTGAAGCGTCTGCAAACGGATCACGTTGAAGAATGGCGATTACATAATATCATGACCATGGAGGAGCTTGATCAGTGTTTCGCCAAAGGCGGAGCGCTAGAAGCGCTTCTTGAGGCCAAAGAACAAGGAATCATTAAGCATATCTCGATCAGCGGTCACACGAATCCGAAAGTTCAATTGGAAGCGATTGAACGATTCACTTTCGACAGCGCACTTGTTGCATTATCCGCAGCGGATCATCTCATCTATAGCTTCGCTCACGAGTTTTTGCCTAGAGCCAACGAGAAAGGTGTCGCTGTCATAGGTATGAAGGTCATGGCGCTTGGTAAACTGGCTCCTTGGTACGAGAAAGCACTCCAATATACCTTCTCTCTGCCGATATCTACGGCGATTGTCGGCATGGAATCCATGGAGCAGCTGGAACAAAATCTGGCCATTGCTAAGAGCTTCAAACCGATGACAGAGCTGGAGCAGCTCGAGTTCCTCAAAGAAATTGCCCATCTTGCTACTCCCGATGTGCTGCGTTGGAAAACAACCGACTGGGTGTCGGGCGAATGGTACGTTCGTAACTAA
- the pstB gene encoding phosphate ABC transporter ATP-binding protein PstB yields MVATKHKIKADKLNLFYGDNHALHDIELAIETGTIAALIGPSGCGKSTFLRTLNRMNDLIDSVRITGNVAVDGHNIYDSDSDVVSLRKRVGMVFQRPNPFPMSIYDNIAYGPRIHGTKKKAVLDEIVERSLVQAALWDEVKDRLHKSALGLSGGQQQRLCIARLLAVEPDVLLMDEPTSALDPISTLKVEELTQTLKEKYTIIIVTHNMQQAARISDMTSFFLNGYLVETDKTDKIFTNPNDQRTEDYITGRFG; encoded by the coding sequence ATCGTGGCGACCAAGCATAAGATTAAAGCGGACAAATTAAATTTATTTTACGGAGATAACCATGCTCTCCACGATATTGAATTAGCTATTGAAACGGGAACAATCGCCGCTTTGATCGGTCCTTCAGGTTGTGGGAAATCCACTTTCCTGCGTACCTTGAACCGTATGAATGATCTCATTGATAGTGTACGAATTACTGGAAATGTAGCCGTAGATGGTCACAATATCTATGATTCTGATTCCGATGTTGTTTCACTGCGTAAGCGTGTAGGGATGGTATTTCAACGTCCAAATCCATTTCCAATGAGCATTTATGACAACATTGCCTACGGACCACGCATCCATGGAACGAAGAAGAAAGCGGTCCTAGACGAAATCGTAGAGCGCAGTCTTGTACAGGCGGCTTTGTGGGATGAAGTCAAGGATCGTTTGCATAAATCTGCGTTAGGCCTGTCCGGTGGACAGCAGCAGCGTTTATGTATCGCCCGCTTATTAGCAGTAGAGCCGGACGTACTTCTTATGGATGAGCCTACATCCGCGCTAGATCCAATCTCAACGCTCAAAGTTGAAGAGTTGACTCAAACATTGAAAGAGAAATACACCATCATCATCGTTACGCACAACATGCAGCAGGCGGCAAGGATTTCGGATATGACCTCCTTCTTCCTAAATGGATACTTAGTTGAAACGGACAAGACAGATAAAATTTTCACTAATCCTAATGATCAACGTACGGAAGATTATATTACGGGAAGATTCGGTTAA